From a region of the Apis mellifera strain DH4 linkage group LG2, Amel_HAv3.1, whole genome shotgun sequence genome:
- the LOC100577787 gene encoding odorant receptor 85b isoform X2 has translation MSVKTARNIRDYHNIHYKSDAEYTVRVAKILLTMVGIWPRRNTFSNNVKFYVQTTIVFFLMCFLLLPHVIYTYFDCENLTKYMKVIAAQVFSLLAIIKIWTILINRNEIRFCLMEMEVQYRDVECEEDRLVMMNTAKIGRIFTIVYLFLGYGGALPYHVILPLISERIVKADNSTQIPLPYLSDYVFFVIEDSPTYEITFVVQMFTSFLIMSLNYGIYSLIASITMHCCGLFEVTNRRIETILKNRDLRGRIADIIQSHLKAIEYSALVGKSLSIVFLSEMLGCTIIICFLEFGVIVEWEDHKTFSMVTYFVLVTSMFVNVFILSFIGDRLKQESERIGQTSYFLPWYEFPTEIAKNIRIIILRASRPSSLSGAKMLDLSLRVFCDVFKTSAAYLNFLRTMTV, from the exons ATGAGCGTAAAAACAGCGAGAAACATAAGAGATTATCATAACATTCATTACAAATCGGATGCCGAGTACACGGTACGCGTggctaaaatattattgacaaTGGTCGGAATCTGGCCAAGGAGGAACACGTTTTCAAACAACGTTAAATTTTACGTTCAGACAACAATAGTCTTTTTCCTCATGTGTTTCCTCTTATTGCCACACGTGATCTATACTTACTTCGATTGCGAAAATCTGACCAAATACATGAAGGTGATAGCCGCCCAGGTTTTCAGCCTTTTGGCGATCATCAAGATCTGGACGATTCTGATTAACAGAAATGAGATCAGATTTTGCTTGATGGAGATGGAGGTACAGTACAGAGACGTGGAATGCGAAGAGGATCGGTTGGTGATGATGAACACCGCGAAAATCGGCCGAATCTTCACAATCGTGTATCTGTTCCTCGGTTACGGAGGTGCCTTGCCCTATCACGTTATTTTGCCCCTCATATCAGAGAGGATCGTCAAAGCGGACAACAGTACTCAGATACCTTTGCCATACTTGAGCGATTACGTTTTCTTTGTCATCGAAGACTCGCCAACTTACGAGATAACTTTCGTCGTGCAAATGTTCACCAGTTTCCTAATAATGTCTTTGAATTATGGGATCTACAGCTTGATCGCCTCTATAACGATGCACTGCTGCGGTCTGTTCGAGGTCACCAACAGAAGGATCGagacgattttaaaaaaccgAGATTTGCGTGGCCGCATCGCTGACATTATTCAGTCTCATCTGAAAGCAATCGa atattctgCACTGGTTGGAAAATCACTGAGCATCGTATTTTTGTCGGAAATGCTTGGTTGTACCATCATAATATGTTTCTTAGAATTTGGAGTGATTGTg gaatggGAAGATCATAAAACATTCAGTATGGTAACATATTTTGTTTTAGTGACGTCAATGTTTGTAAATGTTTTCATATTATCATTCATTGGTGATCGTCTCAAACAAGag AGTGAAAGAATAGGACAAACATCATATTTCCTACCATGGTACGAGTTTCCGACAGAAATAGCGAAAAATATAAGGATAATCATACTTAGAGCTAGTCGACCATCAAGCCTGTCTGGTGCCAAGATGTTAGATCTTTCGCTTCGAGTATTTTGTGAT gTTTTTAAAACTTCAGCAGCATATCTAAATTTTCTGCGAACAATGACAGTATAA
- the LOC100577787 gene encoding odorant receptor 67a isoform X1: MSVKTARNIRDYHNIHYKSDAEYTVRVAKILLTMVGIWPRRNTFSNNVKFYVQTTIVFFLMCFLLLPHVIYTYFDCENLTKYMKVIAAQVFSLLAIIKIWTILINRNEIRFCLMEMEVQYRDVECEEDRLVMMNTAKIGRIFTIVYLFLGYGGALPYHVILPLISERIVKADNSTQIPLPYLSDYVFFVIEDSPTYEITFVVQMFTSFLIMSLNYGIYSLIASITMHCCGLFEVTNRRIETILKNRDLRGRIADIIQSHLKAIEYSALVGKSLSIVFLSEMLGCTIIICFLEFGVIVEWEDHKTFSMVTYFVLVTSMFVNVFILSFIGDRLKQESERIGQTSYFLPWYEFPTEIAKNIRIIILRASRPSSLSGAKMLDLSLRVFCDVNFIVFLTLHYFQRIVVKILENEKIIVGF, encoded by the exons ATGAGCGTAAAAACAGCGAGAAACATAAGAGATTATCATAACATTCATTACAAATCGGATGCCGAGTACACGGTACGCGTggctaaaatattattgacaaTGGTCGGAATCTGGCCAAGGAGGAACACGTTTTCAAACAACGTTAAATTTTACGTTCAGACAACAATAGTCTTTTTCCTCATGTGTTTCCTCTTATTGCCACACGTGATCTATACTTACTTCGATTGCGAAAATCTGACCAAATACATGAAGGTGATAGCCGCCCAGGTTTTCAGCCTTTTGGCGATCATCAAGATCTGGACGATTCTGATTAACAGAAATGAGATCAGATTTTGCTTGATGGAGATGGAGGTACAGTACAGAGACGTGGAATGCGAAGAGGATCGGTTGGTGATGATGAACACCGCGAAAATCGGCCGAATCTTCACAATCGTGTATCTGTTCCTCGGTTACGGAGGTGCCTTGCCCTATCACGTTATTTTGCCCCTCATATCAGAGAGGATCGTCAAAGCGGACAACAGTACTCAGATACCTTTGCCATACTTGAGCGATTACGTTTTCTTTGTCATCGAAGACTCGCCAACTTACGAGATAACTTTCGTCGTGCAAATGTTCACCAGTTTCCTAATAATGTCTTTGAATTATGGGATCTACAGCTTGATCGCCTCTATAACGATGCACTGCTGCGGTCTGTTCGAGGTCACCAACAGAAGGATCGagacgattttaaaaaaccgAGATTTGCGTGGCCGCATCGCTGACATTATTCAGTCTCATCTGAAAGCAATCGa atattctgCACTGGTTGGAAAATCACTGAGCATCGTATTTTTGTCGGAAATGCTTGGTTGTACCATCATAATATGTTTCTTAGAATTTGGAGTGATTGTg gaatggGAAGATCATAAAACATTCAGTATGGTAACATATTTTGTTTTAGTGACGTCAATGTTTGTAAATGTTTTCATATTATCATTCATTGGTGATCGTCTCAAACAAGag AGTGAAAGAATAGGACAAACATCATATTTCCTACCATGGTACGAGTTTCCGACAGAAATAGCGAAAAATATAAGGATAATCATACTTAGAGCTAGTCGACCATCAAGCCTGTCTGGTGCCAAGATGTTAGATCTTTCGCTTCGAGTATTTTGTGATgtaaatttcattgtatttctcacattacattattttcaacgtattgttgtaaaaattcttgaaaacgaaaaaattattgtaggTTTTTAA